Proteins from one Mycobacterium sp. SMC-2 genomic window:
- a CDS encoding dihydrodipicolinate reductase, whose amino-acid sequence MHWGTGNTGAPALRGVINHPDLELVGLLVHDPAKVGKDAGELCGIDPVGVEAIDDPDALLAIDADCLVYMGDYPMRPAEAIADACRFLEAGRNVVSTSFLDLVYPPAAPRDHREPIERACAAGGTTFFCSGADPGYASDLMPLTLLSLMDDIEEVRTQEISNYKHYDHPELLRKVIGYGQPMGYESPFFASGKLTEWFGGMVQLMADQLGVELEEIRQVGELAPARNTVDAAIGRIEAGTVGAMRFELQGIVNGRPTIVLEHSSRIDDDAAPDWPRGTRGDKCYKVIIEGRPRIECEIEMLAEDGTRGLLIACGMRVVNAIPYVCGAAPGLLSTRDLPMIFGRNVKF is encoded by the coding sequence GTGCACTGGGGCACGGGCAATACTGGCGCCCCTGCACTGCGTGGGGTCATCAACCACCCCGACCTTGAACTCGTCGGGCTCCTCGTCCACGACCCCGCGAAGGTTGGGAAGGATGCCGGTGAACTCTGCGGCATCGACCCAGTGGGCGTCGAAGCCATCGATGACCCGGACGCACTACTCGCCATCGATGCGGATTGCCTGGTCTATATGGGCGACTATCCGATGCGTCCGGCGGAGGCCATCGCCGATGCCTGTCGCTTCCTGGAAGCCGGCCGAAACGTGGTGTCGACGTCGTTCTTGGATTTGGTATATCCGCCGGCCGCGCCGAGGGATCATCGTGAGCCGATCGAACGGGCCTGTGCGGCAGGGGGCACGACGTTCTTTTGCAGCGGCGCCGACCCGGGCTATGCCAGCGACCTGATGCCGCTCACGCTGCTGTCGCTGATGGACGACATCGAGGAAGTGCGCACCCAGGAGATCAGCAACTACAAACACTACGATCATCCGGAGCTGCTCCGAAAGGTCATCGGCTACGGGCAGCCGATGGGCTACGAATCTCCTTTCTTCGCAAGTGGAAAGCTGACCGAGTGGTTCGGCGGCATGGTTCAGCTGATGGCCGATCAGCTGGGGGTCGAGCTCGAAGAGATCCGTCAGGTCGGCGAGCTGGCACCGGCGCGCAACACCGTCGACGCGGCGATCGGGCGTATCGAAGCGGGCACTGTCGGCGCCATGCGCTTCGAGCTCCAGGGCATCGTCAACGGCCGTCCGACGATCGTGCTGGAGCACTCCTCGCGTATCGACGACGACGCCGCTCCGGACTGGCCGCGGGGCACCCGCGGCGACAAGTGCTACAAGGTCATCATCGAGGGCAGACCGCGCATCGAGTGCGAGATCGAGATGCTGGCCGAGGACGGCACCCGGGGTCTGCTGATCGCATGCGGCATGCGCGTTGTCAATGCCATCCCCTACGTGTGCGGCGCGGCCCCGGGACTGCTGAGCACCCGTGACCTGCCAATGATTTTCGGTCGCAATGTCAAATTCTGA
- a CDS encoding NAD(P)H-binding protein has product MTLAITGATGNLGALTIDALLNRGVDPKEIVATGRNTERLNELRARGVRTMHADFDDAATLRAAFDGAHRVMLISVPGNPDRKTQHRNVIRAAEAAGAELVVFTSWMHAATSTMMIAVDHRATEHALTETSIPHAVLRCAGYFEARTAMIGFWRARGEVLGASGDGRVSSAVRADLADAAAAVLTTDGHDGAVYELASDVPYTLAEFAAELSRQTGEALPYVDLDQETFESRLLDAGLSARIATSLADYERATAAGEAVVDTGDLRRLVGRPLTELAGAIERALRED; this is encoded by the coding sequence GTGACCCTGGCCATCACCGGCGCCACCGGCAACCTCGGCGCGCTCACCATCGACGCGCTGCTCAACCGTGGCGTCGACCCCAAGGAGATCGTCGCGACCGGCCGAAACACCGAGCGCCTCAACGAGCTTCGCGCACGAGGCGTCCGGACAATGCACGCTGATTTCGATGATGCGGCAACGCTGCGCGCCGCCTTCGACGGGGCGCACCGGGTAATGCTCATCTCGGTGCCGGGTAATCCCGATCGAAAGACTCAGCACCGCAACGTGATTCGGGCGGCAGAGGCGGCCGGCGCCGAGCTTGTGGTCTTCACGAGCTGGATGCATGCGGCGACCAGCACGATGATGATTGCCGTCGACCACCGGGCGACCGAGCATGCCCTGACCGAGACGAGCATCCCGCACGCGGTGCTGCGGTGTGCGGGCTATTTTGAGGCGCGCACCGCGATGATCGGGTTCTGGCGCGCGCGGGGCGAAGTACTCGGCGCGAGCGGCGACGGGCGGGTGAGTTCCGCAGTACGGGCCGATCTCGCCGATGCGGCTGCGGCGGTGCTTACCACCGACGGTCATGACGGGGCGGTCTACGAGCTGGCCAGCGACGTGCCGTACACCCTCGCGGAGTTCGCCGCCGAACTGAGTCGCCAGACCGGGGAAGCGCTGCCCTACGTCGACCTCGATCAGGAAACGTTCGAATCGCGGCTTCTCGATGCAGGCCTTAGCGCACGCATCGCGACGAGCCTTGCCGATTACGAGCGCGCCACAGCCGCTGGTGAGGCCGTCGTCGACACGGGTGACCTCCGTCGACTGGTAGGCCGTCCTTTGACCGAGCTCGCAGGCGCGATCGAGCGCGCACTTCGTGAGGATTGA